In Columba livia isolate bColLiv1 breed racing homer chromosome 6, bColLiv1.pat.W.v2, whole genome shotgun sequence, a single genomic region encodes these proteins:
- the CCAR1 gene encoding cell division cycle and apoptosis regulator protein 1 isoform X7, which yields MAQFGGQKNPPWATQFTATAVSQPAALGVQQPSLLGASPTIYTQQTALAAAGLTTQTPTNYQLSQSAALQQQAAAAAAALQQQYSQPQQTLYSVQQQPAVALPTSLSLSTPQPAAQITVSYPAPRSSQQQTQPQKQRVFTGVVTKLHDTFGFVDEDVFFQLSAVKGKTPQVGDRVLVEATYNPNMPFKWNAQRIQTLPNQNQAQAQPLLKTPPAVLQPMGQQAAFGVQAQPQPQSLLQAQISAASITPLLQTQPQPLLQQPQQKGGLLQPPVRLVSQPQPARRLDPPSRFSGRNDRGGDPMPNRKDDRSRERERERRRSRERSPQRKRSRERSPRRERERSPRRPRRVVPRYTVQFSKFSLDCRSCDMMELRRRYQNLYIPSDFFDAQFTWVDAFPMSRPFQLGNYCNFYVMHREVDPIDKNAAVLDPPDADHLYSAKVMLMASPSMEDLYHKSCALAEDPQELRDGFQHPARLVKFLVGMKGKDEAMAIGGHWSPSLDGPDPEKDPSVLIKTAIRCCKALTGIDLSVCTQWYRFAEIRYHRPEETHKGRTVPAHVETVVLFFPDVWHCLPTRSEWETLSRGYKQQLVEKLQGERKEADGEQDEEEKDDGEAKEISTPTHWSKLDPKTMKVNDLRKELESRTLSSKGLKSQLIARLTKQLKVEEQKEEQKELEKSEKEEEEEEDRKSEDDKEEEERKRQEEIERQRRERRYILPDEPAIIVHPNWAAKSGKFDCSIMSLSVLLDYRLEDNKEHSFEVSLFAELFNEMLQRDFGVRIYKALISLPEREDKKDKKSKKDERKEKKEEKDEETDDPKPKRRKSGDDKDKKEDKDEKKREDKKKDDSKDEEEPEEENNQEEYDPMEAEEAEDEDEECRPLATPIEVSRRYRDEEEMNKREDKREGNKHCKEKPSKDKEKDKAQMVTVNRDLLMAFVYFDQSHCGYLLEKDMEEILYTLGLHLSRAQVKKLLNKVVLRESCFYRRLTDTSKDEENQEESEELQEDMLGNRLLLPSPTVKQESKPIEENVGLIVYNGAMVDVGSLLQKLEKSERVRAEIEQKLQLLEEKTDEDEKTILQLENSNKSLSVELKEVKKDLGQLQENLKISDDKNLQFEAQLNKTIKNLATVMDEIQSVLKQDIVKNEDKDQKSKENGANV from the exons ATGGCTCAGTTTGGAGGACAGAAGAATCCCCCTTGGGCTACTCAGTTTACAGCCACTGCAGTATCTCAGCCAG ctgctctcGGTGTGCAGCAGCCGTCGCTGCTGGGAGCGTCTCCCACGATCTACACGCAGCAGACGGCGCTGGCAGCCGCTGGCCTCACcacacagacacccaccaactaCCAGCTCTCGCAGTCGGCTGCCTTACAGCAGCAAGCTGCTGCTGCGGCCGCTGCCTTACAGCAG CAATATTCACAACCTCAGCAGACTCTCTATAGTGTACAGCAACAG CCAGCTGTTGCGCTACCTACCAGTCTTAGCCTGTCTACTCCTCAGCCGGCAGCCCAGATAACTGTTTCTTATCCGGCACCCCGATCAAGTCAACAGCAAACCCAGCCTCAAAAGCAGCGGGTCTTCACTGGTGTGGTTACTAAGCTACACGACACATTTGGTTTTGTGGATGAAGATGTCTTCTTTCAACTTAG CGCTGTTAAAGGAAAGACACCTCAAGTGGGTGACAGAGTTTTGGTAGAAGCTACTTACAATCCTAATATGCCATTCAAATGGAATGCACAGAGGATCCAGACACTTCCAAACCAG AACCAGGCGCAAGCTCAGCCACTGCTGAAGACACCCCCGGCAGTTCTCCAGCCCATGGGGCAGCAGGCTGCGTTCGGCGTTCAGGCGCAGCCACAGCCACAGTCCCTGCTGCAGGCGCAGATATCGGCAGCTTCCATCACACCTTTGCTTCAGACGCAGCCTCagccgctgctgcagcagccgcagcagAAAG GTGGTTTGTTACAGCCCCCTGTTCGTCTAGTTTCACAGCCTCAACCAGCTCGAAGATTAGACCCACCCTCCAGGTTTTCTGGGAGGAATGACAGAGGAGGAGACCCCATGCCAAACCGAAAAGATGACAGGAG tcgtGAAAGAGAACGAGAGAGACGAAGGTCCCGGGAAAGATCACCCCAGAGAAAACGCTCCAGAGAGAGATCACCTAGACGAGAGAGGGAGAGGTCACCCCGAAGACCACGGCGCGTTGTTCCTCGTTACACGGTTCAGTTTTCTAAGTTTTCGTTGGACTG CCGTAGCTGTGATATGATGGAGCTGAGGAGACGTTACCAGAACTTGTATATCCCAAGCGATTTCTTTGATGCTCAGTTCACATGGGTGGATGCTTTTCCTATGTCTAGACCATTTCAGCTGGGAAACTACTGTAATTTCTACGTAATGCATAGAGAAGTGGATCCTATAGATAAAAACGCTGCTGTCCTTGATCCACCTGATGCTGATCATCTATACAGTGCAAAG GTGATGCTGATGGCTAGTCCTAGCATGGAAGATCTCTATCACAAGTCATGCGCTCTGGCTGAAGATCCCCAGGAGCTTCGTGATGGATTTCAGCATCCTGCTAGACTTGTAAAG TTTTTAGTGGGTATGAAAGGCAAAGATGAAGCTATGGCTATTGGAGGACACTGGTCCCCATCACTGGATGGACCTGATCCAGAAAAGGACCCTTCCGTGCTGATAAAGACGGCTATTCGTTGTTGCAAGGCTCTTACAGGGATTGACTTAAGTGTGTGCACACAATG GTACCGTTTTGCAGAGATTCGCTACCATCGCCCTGAGGAGACCCACAAGGGGCGTACAGTTCCAGCTCATGTGGAgacagtggttttatttttcccggATGTTTGGCATTGCCTTCCCACCCGCTCAGAGTGGGAAACCCTCTCCCGAGGATACAAGCAGCAGCTGGTCGAGAAGCTTCAGGGTGAACGCAAGGAGGCTGATGGAGAACAG gatgaagaggaaaaggatGATGGGGAAGCGAAAGAGATATCTACACCTACGCATTGGTCTAAACTGGATCCAAAAACAATGAAG gTAAATGACCTTCGCAAAGAACTAGAAAGTCGAACTCTTAGCTCTAAAGGACTGAAATCTCAGTTGATAGCTCGACTGACAAAGCAGCTGAAAGTAGAGGaacaaaaagaagagcaaaaggaGCTAGAGAAGtctgagaaagaagaggaagaggaggaggatagGAAATCTGAAGATGATAAAGAG gaagaggaaagaaaacgtCAAGAAGAAATAGAACGTCAGCGGCGGGAGAGACGATATATCTTGCCAGATGAACCGGCAATCATTGTACATCCTAACTGGGCAGCAAAGAGTGGGAAGTTTGACTGTAGCATTATGTCTCTTAGTGTTCTTCTGGACTACAGATTAGAAGATAATAAAGAACATTCCTTTGAG GTATCATTGTTCGCAGAGCTCTTCAATGAAATGCTTCAGAGAGATTTTGGCGTCAGGATTTACAAAGCACTGATTTCCCTCCCAGAGAGGGAggacaaaaaagacaaaaaaagcaaaaaagatgagaggaaagaaaaaaaggaagaaaaagatgaggaaacagaTGATCCAAAACCTAAGAGGAGAAAATCTGGAGAtgataaagacaaaaaagaagatAAGGATGAAAAGAAG agggaagataaaaagaaagatgattctaaagatgaagaagaacctgaagaagaaaataatcaagaaGAATATGATCCGATGGAGGCAGAAGAGGCTGAAGACGAAGATGAAG aatgcagACCACTCGCAACTCCCATTGAAGTCAGTAGGAGAT ACCGggatgaagaagaaatgaacaaaCGAGAGGACAAGAGAGAGGGAAATAAGCATTGTAAAGAGAAGCCATCTAAAGACAAA GAGAAAGACAAGGCACAGATGGTAACTGTTAACAGGGATCTTCTGATGGCTTTCGTTTATTTTGATCAAAGTCATTGTGGATATCTTCTGGAGAAGGACATGGAGGAGATTCTGTACACCCTTGGACTACACCTGTCACGTGCTCAG GTCAAGAAGCTACTTAATAAAGTAGTGCTTAGAGAATCTTGCTTTTACAGAAGACTAACAGATACTTctaaagatgaagaaaatcaaGAAGAGTCTGAAGAGCTACAAGAAGATATGTtag GAAACAGATTACTCTTACCATCACCTACTGTAAAGCAAGAATCGAAACCCATAGAAGAAAACGTGGGCCTCATTGTGTACAATGGAGCCATGGTGGATGTTGGGAGCCTTTTACAGAAGCTGGAGAAGAGTGAAAGAGTGCGGGCAGAGATAGAGCAAAAGCTTCagctactggaagaaaaaacag ATGAGGATGAGAAGACCATACTACAACTAGAGAATTCGAACAAAAGTCTGTCTGTGGAGCTcaaagaagtgaaaaaggaCCTTGGCCAACTGCAAGAAAATTTGAAGATCTCAGATGATAAAAATTTGCAATTTGAGGCTCAGCTAAATAAGACAATCAAAAATTTAGCTACTGTTATGGATGAAATACAGAGTGTTCTTAAACAG GATATCGTGAAGAACGAAGATAAAGatcagaaatccaaagaaaatgGAGCAAACGTATGa
- the CCAR1 gene encoding cell division cycle and apoptosis regulator protein 1 isoform X11: MAQFGGQKNPPWATQFTATAVSQPAALGVQQPSLLGASPTIYTQQTALAAAGLTTQTPTNYQLSQSAALQQQAAAAAAALQQQYSQPQQTLYSVQQQPAVALPTSLSLSTPQPAAQITVSYPAPRSSQQQTQPQKQRVFTGVVTKLHDTFGFVDEDVFFQLSAVKGKTPQVGDRVLVEATYNPNMPFKWNAQRIQTLPNQNQAQAQPLLKTPPAVLQPMGQQAAFGVQAQPQPQSLLQAQISAASITPLLQTQPQPLLQQPQQKGGLLQPPVRLVSQPQPARRLDPPSRFSGRNDRGGDPMPNRKDDRSRERERERRRSRERSPQRKRSRERSPRRERERSPRRPRRVVPRYTVQFSKFSLDCRSCDMMELRRRYQNLYIPSDFFDAQFTWVDAFPMSRPFQLGNYCNFYVMHREVDPIDKNAAVLDPPDADHLYSAKVMLMASPSMEDLYHKSCALAEDPQELRDGFQHPARLVKFLVGMKGKDEAMAIGGHWSPSLDGPDPEKDPSVLIKTAIRCCKALTGIDLSVCTQWYRFAEIRYHRPEETHKGRTVPAHVETVVLFFPDVWHCLPTRSEWETLSRGYKQQLVEKLQGERKEADGEQDEEEKDDGEAKEISTPTHWSKLDPKTMKVNDLRKELESRTLSSKGLKSQLIARLTKQLKVEEQKEEQKELEKSEKEEEEEEDRKSEDDKEEEERKRQEEIERQRRERRYILPDEPAIIVHPNWAAKSGKFDCSIMSLSVLLDYRLEDNKEHSFEVSLFAELFNEMLQRDFGVRIYKALISLPEREDKKDKKSKKDERKEKKEEKDEETDDPKPKRRKSGDDKDKKEDKDEKKELLLQREDKKKDDSKDEEEPEEENNQEEYDPMEAEEAEDEDEDRDEEEMNKREDKREGNKHCKEKPSKDKEKDKAQMVTVNRDLLMAFVYFDQSHCGYLLEKDMEEILYTLGLHLSRAQVKKLLNKVVLRESCFYRRLTDTSKDEENQEESEELQEDMLGNRLLLPSPTVKQESKPIEENVGLIVYNGAMVDVGSLLQKLEKSERVRAEIEQKLQLLEEKTDEDEKTILQLENSNKSLSVELKEVKKDLGQLQENLKISDDKNLQFEAQLNKTIKNLATVMDEIQSVLKQDIVKNEDKDQKSKENGANV, translated from the exons ATGGCTCAGTTTGGAGGACAGAAGAATCCCCCTTGGGCTACTCAGTTTACAGCCACTGCAGTATCTCAGCCAG ctgctctcGGTGTGCAGCAGCCGTCGCTGCTGGGAGCGTCTCCCACGATCTACACGCAGCAGACGGCGCTGGCAGCCGCTGGCCTCACcacacagacacccaccaactaCCAGCTCTCGCAGTCGGCTGCCTTACAGCAGCAAGCTGCTGCTGCGGCCGCTGCCTTACAGCAG CAATATTCACAACCTCAGCAGACTCTCTATAGTGTACAGCAACAG CCAGCTGTTGCGCTACCTACCAGTCTTAGCCTGTCTACTCCTCAGCCGGCAGCCCAGATAACTGTTTCTTATCCGGCACCCCGATCAAGTCAACAGCAAACCCAGCCTCAAAAGCAGCGGGTCTTCACTGGTGTGGTTACTAAGCTACACGACACATTTGGTTTTGTGGATGAAGATGTCTTCTTTCAACTTAG CGCTGTTAAAGGAAAGACACCTCAAGTGGGTGACAGAGTTTTGGTAGAAGCTACTTACAATCCTAATATGCCATTCAAATGGAATGCACAGAGGATCCAGACACTTCCAAACCAG AACCAGGCGCAAGCTCAGCCACTGCTGAAGACACCCCCGGCAGTTCTCCAGCCCATGGGGCAGCAGGCTGCGTTCGGCGTTCAGGCGCAGCCACAGCCACAGTCCCTGCTGCAGGCGCAGATATCGGCAGCTTCCATCACACCTTTGCTTCAGACGCAGCCTCagccgctgctgcagcagccgcagcagAAAG GTGGTTTGTTACAGCCCCCTGTTCGTCTAGTTTCACAGCCTCAACCAGCTCGAAGATTAGACCCACCCTCCAGGTTTTCTGGGAGGAATGACAGAGGAGGAGACCCCATGCCAAACCGAAAAGATGACAGGAG tcgtGAAAGAGAACGAGAGAGACGAAGGTCCCGGGAAAGATCACCCCAGAGAAAACGCTCCAGAGAGAGATCACCTAGACGAGAGAGGGAGAGGTCACCCCGAAGACCACGGCGCGTTGTTCCTCGTTACACGGTTCAGTTTTCTAAGTTTTCGTTGGACTG CCGTAGCTGTGATATGATGGAGCTGAGGAGACGTTACCAGAACTTGTATATCCCAAGCGATTTCTTTGATGCTCAGTTCACATGGGTGGATGCTTTTCCTATGTCTAGACCATTTCAGCTGGGAAACTACTGTAATTTCTACGTAATGCATAGAGAAGTGGATCCTATAGATAAAAACGCTGCTGTCCTTGATCCACCTGATGCTGATCATCTATACAGTGCAAAG GTGATGCTGATGGCTAGTCCTAGCATGGAAGATCTCTATCACAAGTCATGCGCTCTGGCTGAAGATCCCCAGGAGCTTCGTGATGGATTTCAGCATCCTGCTAGACTTGTAAAG TTTTTAGTGGGTATGAAAGGCAAAGATGAAGCTATGGCTATTGGAGGACACTGGTCCCCATCACTGGATGGACCTGATCCAGAAAAGGACCCTTCCGTGCTGATAAAGACGGCTATTCGTTGTTGCAAGGCTCTTACAGGGATTGACTTAAGTGTGTGCACACAATG GTACCGTTTTGCAGAGATTCGCTACCATCGCCCTGAGGAGACCCACAAGGGGCGTACAGTTCCAGCTCATGTGGAgacagtggttttatttttcccggATGTTTGGCATTGCCTTCCCACCCGCTCAGAGTGGGAAACCCTCTCCCGAGGATACAAGCAGCAGCTGGTCGAGAAGCTTCAGGGTGAACGCAAGGAGGCTGATGGAGAACAG gatgaagaggaaaaggatGATGGGGAAGCGAAAGAGATATCTACACCTACGCATTGGTCTAAACTGGATCCAAAAACAATGAAG gTAAATGACCTTCGCAAAGAACTAGAAAGTCGAACTCTTAGCTCTAAAGGACTGAAATCTCAGTTGATAGCTCGACTGACAAAGCAGCTGAAAGTAGAGGaacaaaaagaagagcaaaaggaGCTAGAGAAGtctgagaaagaagaggaagaggaggaggatagGAAATCTGAAGATGATAAAGAG gaagaggaaagaaaacgtCAAGAAGAAATAGAACGTCAGCGGCGGGAGAGACGATATATCTTGCCAGATGAACCGGCAATCATTGTACATCCTAACTGGGCAGCAAAGAGTGGGAAGTTTGACTGTAGCATTATGTCTCTTAGTGTTCTTCTGGACTACAGATTAGAAGATAATAAAGAACATTCCTTTGAG GTATCATTGTTCGCAGAGCTCTTCAATGAAATGCTTCAGAGAGATTTTGGCGTCAGGATTTACAAAGCACTGATTTCCCTCCCAGAGAGGGAggacaaaaaagacaaaaaaagcaaaaaagatgagaggaaagaaaaaaaggaagaaaaagatgaggaaacagaTGATCCAAAACCTAAGAGGAGAAAATCTGGAGAtgataaagacaaaaaagaagatAAGGATGAAAAGAAG GAACTTCTGTTACAGagggaagataaaaagaaagatgattctaaagatgaagaagaacctgaagaagaaaataatcaagaaGAATATGATCCGATGGAGGCAGAAGAGGCTGAAGACGAAGATGAAG ACCGggatgaagaagaaatgaacaaaCGAGAGGACAAGAGAGAGGGAAATAAGCATTGTAAAGAGAAGCCATCTAAAGACAAA GAGAAAGACAAGGCACAGATGGTAACTGTTAACAGGGATCTTCTGATGGCTTTCGTTTATTTTGATCAAAGTCATTGTGGATATCTTCTGGAGAAGGACATGGAGGAGATTCTGTACACCCTTGGACTACACCTGTCACGTGCTCAG GTCAAGAAGCTACTTAATAAAGTAGTGCTTAGAGAATCTTGCTTTTACAGAAGACTAACAGATACTTctaaagatgaagaaaatcaaGAAGAGTCTGAAGAGCTACAAGAAGATATGTtag GAAACAGATTACTCTTACCATCACCTACTGTAAAGCAAGAATCGAAACCCATAGAAGAAAACGTGGGCCTCATTGTGTACAATGGAGCCATGGTGGATGTTGGGAGCCTTTTACAGAAGCTGGAGAAGAGTGAAAGAGTGCGGGCAGAGATAGAGCAAAAGCTTCagctactggaagaaaaaacag ATGAGGATGAGAAGACCATACTACAACTAGAGAATTCGAACAAAAGTCTGTCTGTGGAGCTcaaagaagtgaaaaaggaCCTTGGCCAACTGCAAGAAAATTTGAAGATCTCAGATGATAAAAATTTGCAATTTGAGGCTCAGCTAAATAAGACAATCAAAAATTTAGCTACTGTTATGGATGAAATACAGAGTGTTCTTAAACAG GATATCGTGAAGAACGAAGATAAAGatcagaaatccaaagaaaatgGAGCAAACGTATGa
- the CCAR1 gene encoding cell division cycle and apoptosis regulator protein 1 isoform X5, producing MAQFGGQKNPPWATQFTATAVSQPAALGVQQPSLLGASPTIYTQQTALAAAGLTTQTPTNYQLSQSAALQQQAAAAAAALQQQYSQPQQTLYSVQQQPAVALPTSLSLSTPQPAAQITVSYPAPRSSQQQTQPQKQRVFTGVVTKLHDTFGFVDEDVFFQLSAVKGKTPQVGDRVLVEATYNPNMPFKWNAQRIQTLPNQNQAQAQPLLKTPPAVLQPMGQQAAFGVQAQPQPQSLLQAQISAASITPLLQTQPQPLLQQPQQKGGLLQPPVRLVSQPQPARRLDPPSRFSGRNDRGGDPMPNRKDDRSRERERERRRSRERSPQRKRSRERSPRRERERSPRRPRRVVPRYTVQFSKFSLDCRSCDMMELRRRYQNLYIPSDFFDAQFTWVDAFPMSRPFQLGNYCNFYVMHREVDPIDKNAAVLDPPDADHLYSAKVMLMASPSMEDLYHKSCALAEDPQELRDGFQHPARLVKFLVGMKGKDEAMAIGGHWSPSLDGPDPEKDPSVLIKTAIRCCKALTGIDLSVCTQWYRFAEIRYHRPEETHKGRTVPAHVETVVLFFPDVWHCLPTRSEWETLSRGYKQQLVEKLQGERKEADGEQDEEEKDDGEAKEISTPTHWSKLDPKTMKVNDLRKELESRTLSSKGLKSQLIARLTKQLKVEEQKEEQKELEKSEKEEEEEEDRKSEDDKEEEERKRQEEIERQRRERRYILPDEPAIIVHPNWAAKSGKFDCSIMSLSVLLDYRLEDNKEHSFEVSLFAELFNEMLQRDFGVRIYKALISLPEREDKKDKKSKKDERKEKKEEKDEETDDPKPKRRKSGDDKDKKEDKDEKKELLLQREDKKKDDSKDEEEPEEENNQEEYDPMEAEEAEDEDEECRPLATPIEVSRRYRDEEEMNKREDKREGNKHCKEKPSKDKEKDKAQMVTVNRDLLMAFVYFDQSHCGYLLEKDMEEILYTLGLHLSRAQVKKLLNKVVLRESCFYRRLTDTSKDEENQEESEELQEDMLGNRLLLPSPTVKQESKPIEENVGLIVYNGAMVDVGSLLQKLEKSERVRAEIEQKLQLLEEKTDEDEKTILQLENSNKSLSVELKEVKKDLGQLQENLKISDDKNLQFEAQLNKTIKNLATVMDEIQSVLKQDIVKNEDKDQKSKENGANV from the exons ATGGCTCAGTTTGGAGGACAGAAGAATCCCCCTTGGGCTACTCAGTTTACAGCCACTGCAGTATCTCAGCCAG ctgctctcGGTGTGCAGCAGCCGTCGCTGCTGGGAGCGTCTCCCACGATCTACACGCAGCAGACGGCGCTGGCAGCCGCTGGCCTCACcacacagacacccaccaactaCCAGCTCTCGCAGTCGGCTGCCTTACAGCAGCAAGCTGCTGCTGCGGCCGCTGCCTTACAGCAG CAATATTCACAACCTCAGCAGACTCTCTATAGTGTACAGCAACAG CCAGCTGTTGCGCTACCTACCAGTCTTAGCCTGTCTACTCCTCAGCCGGCAGCCCAGATAACTGTTTCTTATCCGGCACCCCGATCAAGTCAACAGCAAACCCAGCCTCAAAAGCAGCGGGTCTTCACTGGTGTGGTTACTAAGCTACACGACACATTTGGTTTTGTGGATGAAGATGTCTTCTTTCAACTTAG CGCTGTTAAAGGAAAGACACCTCAAGTGGGTGACAGAGTTTTGGTAGAAGCTACTTACAATCCTAATATGCCATTCAAATGGAATGCACAGAGGATCCAGACACTTCCAAACCAG AACCAGGCGCAAGCTCAGCCACTGCTGAAGACACCCCCGGCAGTTCTCCAGCCCATGGGGCAGCAGGCTGCGTTCGGCGTTCAGGCGCAGCCACAGCCACAGTCCCTGCTGCAGGCGCAGATATCGGCAGCTTCCATCACACCTTTGCTTCAGACGCAGCCTCagccgctgctgcagcagccgcagcagAAAG GTGGTTTGTTACAGCCCCCTGTTCGTCTAGTTTCACAGCCTCAACCAGCTCGAAGATTAGACCCACCCTCCAGGTTTTCTGGGAGGAATGACAGAGGAGGAGACCCCATGCCAAACCGAAAAGATGACAGGAG tcgtGAAAGAGAACGAGAGAGACGAAGGTCCCGGGAAAGATCACCCCAGAGAAAACGCTCCAGAGAGAGATCACCTAGACGAGAGAGGGAGAGGTCACCCCGAAGACCACGGCGCGTTGTTCCTCGTTACACGGTTCAGTTTTCTAAGTTTTCGTTGGACTG CCGTAGCTGTGATATGATGGAGCTGAGGAGACGTTACCAGAACTTGTATATCCCAAGCGATTTCTTTGATGCTCAGTTCACATGGGTGGATGCTTTTCCTATGTCTAGACCATTTCAGCTGGGAAACTACTGTAATTTCTACGTAATGCATAGAGAAGTGGATCCTATAGATAAAAACGCTGCTGTCCTTGATCCACCTGATGCTGATCATCTATACAGTGCAAAG GTGATGCTGATGGCTAGTCCTAGCATGGAAGATCTCTATCACAAGTCATGCGCTCTGGCTGAAGATCCCCAGGAGCTTCGTGATGGATTTCAGCATCCTGCTAGACTTGTAAAG TTTTTAGTGGGTATGAAAGGCAAAGATGAAGCTATGGCTATTGGAGGACACTGGTCCCCATCACTGGATGGACCTGATCCAGAAAAGGACCCTTCCGTGCTGATAAAGACGGCTATTCGTTGTTGCAAGGCTCTTACAGGGATTGACTTAAGTGTGTGCACACAATG GTACCGTTTTGCAGAGATTCGCTACCATCGCCCTGAGGAGACCCACAAGGGGCGTACAGTTCCAGCTCATGTGGAgacagtggttttatttttcccggATGTTTGGCATTGCCTTCCCACCCGCTCAGAGTGGGAAACCCTCTCCCGAGGATACAAGCAGCAGCTGGTCGAGAAGCTTCAGGGTGAACGCAAGGAGGCTGATGGAGAACAG gatgaagaggaaaaggatGATGGGGAAGCGAAAGAGATATCTACACCTACGCATTGGTCTAAACTGGATCCAAAAACAATGAAG gTAAATGACCTTCGCAAAGAACTAGAAAGTCGAACTCTTAGCTCTAAAGGACTGAAATCTCAGTTGATAGCTCGACTGACAAAGCAGCTGAAAGTAGAGGaacaaaaagaagagcaaaaggaGCTAGAGAAGtctgagaaagaagaggaagaggaggaggatagGAAATCTGAAGATGATAAAGAG gaagaggaaagaaaacgtCAAGAAGAAATAGAACGTCAGCGGCGGGAGAGACGATATATCTTGCCAGATGAACCGGCAATCATTGTACATCCTAACTGGGCAGCAAAGAGTGGGAAGTTTGACTGTAGCATTATGTCTCTTAGTGTTCTTCTGGACTACAGATTAGAAGATAATAAAGAACATTCCTTTGAG GTATCATTGTTCGCAGAGCTCTTCAATGAAATGCTTCAGAGAGATTTTGGCGTCAGGATTTACAAAGCACTGATTTCCCTCCCAGAGAGGGAggacaaaaaagacaaaaaaagcaaaaaagatgagaggaaagaaaaaaaggaagaaaaagatgaggaaacagaTGATCCAAAACCTAAGAGGAGAAAATCTGGAGAtgataaagacaaaaaagaagatAAGGATGAAAAGAAG GAACTTCTGTTACAGagggaagataaaaagaaagatgattctaaagatgaagaagaacctgaagaagaaaataatcaagaaGAATATGATCCGATGGAGGCAGAAGAGGCTGAAGACGAAGATGAAG aatgcagACCACTCGCAACTCCCATTGAAGTCAGTAGGAGAT ACCGggatgaagaagaaatgaacaaaCGAGAGGACAAGAGAGAGGGAAATAAGCATTGTAAAGAGAAGCCATCTAAAGACAAA GAGAAAGACAAGGCACAGATGGTAACTGTTAACAGGGATCTTCTGATGGCTTTCGTTTATTTTGATCAAAGTCATTGTGGATATCTTCTGGAGAAGGACATGGAGGAGATTCTGTACACCCTTGGACTACACCTGTCACGTGCTCAG GTCAAGAAGCTACTTAATAAAGTAGTGCTTAGAGAATCTTGCTTTTACAGAAGACTAACAGATACTTctaaagatgaagaaaatcaaGAAGAGTCTGAAGAGCTACAAGAAGATATGTtag GAAACAGATTACTCTTACCATCACCTACTGTAAAGCAAGAATCGAAACCCATAGAAGAAAACGTGGGCCTCATTGTGTACAATGGAGCCATGGTGGATGTTGGGAGCCTTTTACAGAAGCTGGAGAAGAGTGAAAGAGTGCGGGCAGAGATAGAGCAAAAGCTTCagctactggaagaaaaaacag ATGAGGATGAGAAGACCATACTACAACTAGAGAATTCGAACAAAAGTCTGTCTGTGGAGCTcaaagaagtgaaaaaggaCCTTGGCCAACTGCAAGAAAATTTGAAGATCTCAGATGATAAAAATTTGCAATTTGAGGCTCAGCTAAATAAGACAATCAAAAATTTAGCTACTGTTATGGATGAAATACAGAGTGTTCTTAAACAG GATATCGTGAAGAACGAAGATAAAGatcagaaatccaaagaaaatgGAGCAAACGTATGa